A DNA window from Providencia huaxiensis contains the following coding sequences:
- the serB gene encoding phosphoserine phosphatase, which yields MSTSLTYCYLPDEIQKWPGLPLSLSGEEVMPLDYRAGDSGWLLYGRGLDKARISNFQQRLGIAIVIVSSWRIDDYQVVRIAGSITPRIKKLADECLLDVVPLGQIPRLRSPGLLLMDMDSTAIQIECIDEIARLAGVGEQVAEVTERAMLGELDFTESLRARVSLLEGADAAILDQVMETLPLMPGLTNLVRKLQAMNWHIAIASGGFTFFADNLRQRLKLVAAVANQLEVKNGKLTGKVRGPIVDAKYKAQTLVKLAEKLEIPIEQTVAIGDGANDLKMIRKAGLGIAYHAKPKVYARAKVAIRHADLMGVMCVLSGGLKHEER from the coding sequence ATGTCAACGAGCTTAACCTATTGTTATCTACCCGACGAAATCCAAAAATGGCCGGGGTTGCCATTGTCGTTAAGCGGTGAAGAAGTGATGCCATTGGATTATCGTGCAGGTGACAGTGGGTGGTTACTATATGGTCGTGGCTTAGATAAAGCGCGGATCAGTAATTTCCAACAGCGATTAGGGATCGCTATCGTAATTGTCTCCTCGTGGCGTATTGATGACTACCAAGTGGTCAGAATTGCCGGGAGTATTACCCCTCGAATTAAAAAACTCGCTGACGAATGTTTATTAGATGTCGTGCCATTGGGGCAAATTCCACGTTTGCGTTCACCGGGTCTATTACTGATGGATATGGACTCGACAGCTATTCAAATTGAATGTATCGATGAAATTGCTCGCTTAGCCGGAGTGGGGGAGCAGGTGGCTGAAGTGACTGAGAGAGCCATGCTAGGGGAGCTCGATTTTACGGAAAGCCTACGAGCGCGAGTCAGCTTACTTGAAGGTGCAGATGCCGCTATTCTTGACCAAGTGATGGAAACACTGCCTTTGATGCCAGGTTTAACAAACCTCGTGCGTAAATTACAAGCGATGAATTGGCACATTGCGATAGCATCCGGCGGTTTTACTTTCTTTGCGGATAATTTACGTCAACGGCTTAAATTGGTGGCTGCTGTTGCGAACCAGCTAGAAGTGAAAAACGGTAAGCTAACAGGCAAGGTCAGAGGCCCAATTGTGGATGCAAAATATAAAGCGCAAACCTTGGTTAAGCTGGCAGAAAAACTGGAAATTCCAATCGAGCAAACTGTTGCCATCGGTGATGGGGCAAATGACCTGAAGATGATCCGTAAAGCGGGGCTGGGTATTGCTTATCATGCGAAACCAAAGGTGTATGCAAGGGCGAAGGTCGCTATTCGTCACGCAGATCTCATGGGGGTGATGTGTGTATTGAGTGGGGGCCTCAAACACGAAGAACGCTAA
- a CDS encoding energy transducer TonB, protein MSSMTGQLERPIFRPLGGLVLSCLFHGTLAIIFIGWFTSSIPKTGVLPPAISLQLGVYQLEQQAEPEINHAPKQQMTTREESLPEVVEKVDKLPETAIVDNGTLTKVSEKKRPPKKKIPQEKRVIEEAPVTTQESTVTSAPASGSESSSSANFSSNASAAVSGHQGWQSEVHQRIAKTKRYPRAALRYRSTGVSHIKVILDRRGEVIAASLLNSSGTKILDKEALATISRAAPFPMPPETLLVDGQVEFVAPIVFDTTSI, encoded by the coding sequence ATGAGCAGTATGACGGGCCAGTTAGAGCGCCCGATTTTCCGTCCACTAGGCGGTTTGGTTTTAAGTTGTCTTTTCCATGGAACACTGGCAATCATTTTTATCGGGTGGTTTACCTCTTCAATTCCGAAGACTGGGGTGTTACCTCCGGCAATCTCGTTGCAGCTGGGTGTTTATCAGCTTGAACAACAGGCAGAGCCTGAAATTAACCATGCACCTAAACAACAGATGACAACGCGAGAGGAGTCATTACCTGAAGTTGTTGAAAAGGTCGATAAATTACCTGAGACTGCGATCGTAGATAATGGCACGTTAACAAAAGTTAGCGAGAAAAAACGCCCACCGAAAAAGAAAATTCCGCAAGAGAAAAGAGTAATCGAAGAAGCCCCTGTTACCACGCAGGAGTCTACGGTGACTTCCGCTCCTGCATCTGGAAGTGAATCTAGCAGCAGTGCGAATTTTTCCAGTAATGCGTCTGCGGCAGTAAGTGGGCACCAAGGTTGGCAAAGTGAGGTTCATCAGCGGATAGCCAAAACTAAGCGCTACCCGCGTGCAGCACTGCGTTACCGTTCAACAGGGGTCTCTCATATCAAAGTGATTTTGGATAGACGGGGTGAAGTGATTGCCGCCAGTTTATTGAATTCATCCGGTACAAAAATATTGGATAAAGAAGCATTGGCGACAATTTCACGTGCAGCGCCTTTCCCTATGCCACCAGAAACATTGTTGGTCGATGGCCAAGTCGAGTTTGTTGCGCCAATTGTGTTCGACACAACCTCTATTTAA
- a CDS encoding AhpA/YtjB family protein gives MKLTFKLHKTVIIVICVALVTLLMHGISYLGNSQNQGRIEQFKQLTYVLAKQVAFSLSDYIVPGSKDFNLERINANLNNVVKDRYILDASIYTASGTLITQVGEPATVKERLAIDDNSSLQNFQYQLVVPIQGTKEPKGYLRLTIDTELLSAEIQQADNSTNVLRIFILLALCIGFVLANTLLRLKKKKGHKQAPPLVVNTDENQDDNEDDESNEDDNQGSKAPPATKPARLKRKKEQRPYRPKRPTPKNKPNSSDK, from the coding sequence ATGAAACTTACCTTTAAGCTCCACAAAACAGTTATTATCGTTATCTGCGTTGCGCTGGTAACTTTACTCATGCATGGTATTTCTTATTTAGGAAATAGCCAAAACCAAGGCCGAATTGAGCAATTTAAACAATTGACCTATGTTCTTGCTAAGCAAGTCGCTTTCAGCTTATCTGATTATATTGTTCCCGGCAGTAAAGATTTTAATTTAGAACGAATTAATGCCAATTTAAATAACGTGGTAAAAGATAGGTATATTTTAGATGCCAGCATCTATACGGCCAGTGGCACACTGATCACTCAAGTCGGTGAGCCTGCAACGGTAAAAGAACGGCTCGCAATAGATGACAACTCATCACTGCAAAATTTTCAATACCAACTTGTCGTTCCCATCCAAGGCACAAAAGAGCCAAAAGGCTATTTACGTTTAACTATTGATACAGAGCTCCTTTCCGCTGAAATTCAACAAGCCGATAACAGCACCAATGTATTGCGAATTTTTATTCTACTCGCCTTATGTATTGGCTTCGTTTTAGCCAATACATTACTGCGTTTAAAGAAAAAGAAAGGCCACAAGCAAGCCCCACCGCTAGTCGTTAATACGGATGAGAATCAAGATGATAATGAAGACGATGAGAGTAATGAAGACGACAATCAAGGAAGCAAAGCGCCCCCGGCAACGAAGCCTGCACGTTTAAAACGAAAAAAAGAACAGCGGCCTTATCGCCCTAAGCGGCCTACCCCAAAAAACAAGCCCAATTCGTCTGATAAATAG